One stretch of Tepidibacter hydrothermalis DNA includes these proteins:
- a CDS encoding ABC transporter permease subunit, whose translation MNIYLHELKAYRKSTIIWTLSLVVMVLVFFSLFPSFSSDIEDVKTLLEGFPESIRNMMGISLESFNNILGYYSFPFSFIVLIGAIQAMNLGASIISKEVREKTADFLLTKPIKRTQILTSKILAVITSLIITNLVYIVASNLIASSVKNKDYNFKIFFMISITLLFVQLIFMSLGIMISVILPKIKSVLSISLATVFIFYFISFLSSTDSDDIIRYITPFKYFNPAYIIENSSYETTFIFISLIIVLVCIISSYVIYDKKDIHAV comes from the coding sequence ATGAACATATATTTACACGAACTAAAAGCTTATAGAAAATCTACTATTATATGGACTTTATCTTTAGTTGTAATGGTTCTCGTATTTTTTTCACTTTTCCCCTCTTTTTCAAGCGATATTGAAGATGTTAAAACTTTGTTAGAAGGATTCCCTGAATCTATAAGAAATATGATGGGTATTTCACTAGAAAGCTTTAACAATATTTTAGGTTACTATTCATTTCCATTCTCATTCATAGTTCTGATTGGAGCAATTCAAGCTATGAACTTAGGTGCTTCAATTATATCAAAGGAAGTACGTGAAAAAACAGCAGATTTTCTGTTAACAAAACCGATTAAACGAACACAAATTTTAACATCCAAGATATTAGCAGTAATTACATCTTTAATAATTACCAATCTAGTTTATATAGTTGCCTCAAACTTAATTGCATCGTCTGTAAAAAATAAGGATTATAACTTTAAAATATTTTTTATGATTTCTATAACATTATTATTCGTACAACTAATATTTATGTCACTGGGTATTATGATCTCAGTGATACTACCTAAAATTAAATCTGTTTTATCTATTTCTCTTGCTACTGTGTTTATTTTCTATTTTATAAGCTTTTTAAGTTCAACAGATTCCGATGATATTATTAGGTATATAACGCCTTTTAAATATTTTAACCCTGCTTATATTATAGAAAATAGTTCATATGAAACTACTTTTATCTTTATATCATTAATTATCGTTTTGGTTTGCATTATCTCAAGTTATGTTATATATGATAAAAAAGATATTCATGCTGTTTGA
- a CDS encoding stalk domain-containing protein, with translation MKKLISSLIFAALLLGNSTSYAQSYLMHTVQTGDTYASIAKEHNTSVDTIRSLNTPSEYDLYSGSLIKIKPVKDQKAISIKVDSKVVSTDQYPYIENSRTFVPIRFIAESLGANVSWDQSSQEAILEYEDKIIRLPIYSSTATINGSSVALDAPVNIYNARTFVPVRFIAETFDCSVDWNGYDYVVDIQTENYSNKNIVDDNVPSYSSEDLYWLSRLVHAESQGESYEGKLAVANVIVNRKNSDLFPASIKGVIFDNNYGIQYTPVANGRIYNTPSNDSIQAAKQALEGHNNISTCLYFLNPRKSTNNWIVWNRFYFKTIQNHDFYL, from the coding sequence ATGAAAAAACTAATATCGAGCTTAATTTTCGCCGCTCTGCTACTAGGTAATTCTACTTCCTATGCACAGTCATATCTTATGCATACGGTTCAAACCGGGGATACATATGCTTCTATTGCAAAAGAGCATAATACAAGTGTGGATACTATTCGTTCATTAAATACCCCATCAGAATACGATCTTTACTCTGGAAGTTTAATAAAAATTAAGCCTGTAAAAGATCAAAAAGCAATATCTATAAAGGTAGATAGTAAAGTAGTTTCTACAGATCAATATCCTTATATAGAAAATTCGCGTACATTCGTCCCTATAAGATTTATAGCAGAAAGCTTAGGCGCTAATGTATCATGGGATCAAAGTTCACAAGAAGCTATATTAGAATATGAAGACAAAATCATCAGATTGCCTATATATTCTAGTACAGCTACTATAAACGGCTCTTCTGTAGCTCTTGATGCACCTGTGAATATATACAATGCAAGAACGTTCGTGCCTGTTCGATTTATAGCCGAAACATTTGACTGCTCTGTTGACTGGAATGGATATGACTATGTAGTAGATATTCAAACAGAAAATTACTCTAATAAAAATATTGTTGATGATAATGTACCTAGCTACTCTAGTGAAGACTTATACTGGCTATCTAGATTAGTACACGCAGAATCTCAAGGAGAATCATATGAAGGAAAATTAGCTGTTGCAAATGTTATAGTAAACAGAAAAAATAGTGACTTATTCCCAGCAAGTATAAAAGGTGTTATCTTCGATAATAACTATGGAATTCAATATACGCCCGTTGCTAATGGTAGAATATATAACACACCTTCAAATGATAGTATTCAAGCTGCAAAACAGGCACTTGAAGGACATAATAATATATCAACATGTCTTTACTTTTTAAATCCAAGAAAATCAACTAACAATTGGATTGTATGGAATAGATTTTATTTTAAAACCATTCAAAATCACGATTTTTATTTATAG
- a CDS encoding CPBP family intramembrane glutamic endopeptidase, which produces MGKLDIDKIKIREIGILGAIWIFILHIFSDFLMIPVYIVEKIFLYITKSMFALDTASISFFIESTGSLIIKFIMVKWLLKMYSTKEEVEERKNINISKSYYGYTIIIILLFRIIFDNSLGFFVDQIPINEGIEEAFNELFKYPIIAIISVCIVAPIYEEIIYRGIILKGLSKKYNDKVAIIVSALLFAIMHMNLQQGINAFLLGIVMGYLYTKTKSLYVSIFAHFINNGIGIIVSSILTESIKLSHNAVLVQSIVTVAGVILMYKIIMWFRKNEIILDEEYLFESSKS; this is translated from the coding sequence ATGGGTAAACTAGATATTGATAAAATTAAAATACGAGAGATAGGTATTTTAGGAGCTATATGGATATTCATACTCCATATATTTTCAGATTTTTTGATGATACCAGTGTATATAGTTGAGAAAATATTTTTATATATAACTAAAAGTATGTTTGCATTAGACACAGCAAGTATATCGTTTTTTATTGAGAGTACTGGAAGCTTAATAATAAAATTTATAATGGTTAAGTGGCTTCTAAAAATGTATTCTACAAAGGAAGAAGTTGAAGAAAGAAAGAATATAAATATTTCTAAAAGCTATTATGGATATACAATAATTATAATTTTATTGTTTAGAATAATATTTGATAATAGTTTAGGATTTTTCGTAGATCAAATACCGATTAATGAGGGGATAGAAGAAGCTTTTAATGAACTTTTCAAATATCCTATTATAGCAATTATTTCTGTGTGTATAGTAGCTCCTATATATGAAGAAATAATTTATAGAGGGATAATTCTTAAAGGGCTTAGTAAAAAATATAATGATAAAGTTGCGATAATAGTATCTGCTTTATTATTTGCAATAATGCATATGAATTTGCAACAAGGTATAAATGCCTTTTTACTTGGAATTGTAATGGGATATTTATATACAAAAACAAAATCTTTATATGTAAGTATTTTTGCTCATTTTATAAATAATGGAATTGGTATAATAGTTTCTTCTATACTTACTGAATCTATTAAATTATCTCATAATGCAGTGCTTGTACAATCTATTGTTACTGTTGCTGGAGTAATACTTATGTATAAGATTATTATGTGGTTTAGAAAAAATGAGATAATATTGGATGAGGAATATTTATTTGAAAGTAGTAAAAGTTGA
- a CDS encoding ABC transporter permease subunit, translated as MNIFTREMKANRKSLILWCLGIVAMIVGSIGKFLAFSSSEQSINDIINIYPKSLLNMLGISSFDLSTALGFYGVLFLYLILISTVHAVMLGSNIISKEEKDKTTEFLFVKPVSRNKIITSKLLAALLNIIILNIVTFITSYLIVDYFNEGDATFGYITKLMIGMFVLQLIFMCIGSLLSSVSKKPNTATSTSTGILLITFMLSMIINMNDKFQDLKYITPFQYFKAESIISGDGIDTVFIILSIIIIGLSLVGTYIFYKNRDLNV; from the coding sequence ATGAATATATTTACTAGAGAAATGAAAGCTAATAGAAAATCACTTATTCTATGGTGTCTAGGTATAGTTGCAATGATTGTAGGAAGCATAGGAAAATTTTTAGCTTTTTCTAGTTCAGAACAATCTATCAATGATATTATTAATATCTATCCAAAATCATTATTAAACATGTTAGGCATAAGTAGTTTTGATTTATCAACAGCTCTTGGATTCTATGGTGTTCTTTTCTTATATCTTATATTAATTTCTACTGTTCATGCTGTTATGCTTGGTTCAAATATTATATCAAAAGAAGAAAAAGATAAAACTACAGAATTCTTATTTGTAAAACCAGTTTCAAGAAATAAAATTATAACATCAAAGCTATTAGCAGCCCTTTTAAATATTATTATTCTAAATATAGTTACATTTATTACATCATACCTTATTGTTGATTATTTTAATGAGGGCGATGCAACCTTTGGATATATAACAAAGTTGATGATCGGTATGTTTGTTCTTCAACTTATATTTATGTGTATAGGTTCACTTTTATCCTCTGTAAGTAAGAAACCTAATACAGCTACATCTACCTCTACCGGAATACTTCTTATTACTTTTATGCTATCTATGATTATAAATATGAATGATAAATTTCAAGATTTAAAATACATTACTCCTTTTCAGTATTTTAAGGCTGAATCAATAATTTCAGGAGATGGTATTGATACCGTTTTTATAATACTCTCTATTATAATTATTGGATTATCACTAGTAGGAACTTATATATTTTATAAAAATAGAGATTTAAATGTATAG
- a CDS encoding NAD(P)/FAD-dependent oxidoreductase, with protein sequence MRYDIAILGSGPAGLSAAINAKVRNKNIIVFGNSNLSDKIVKAPKVDNYLGIYDTTGENLKEMFKSHIDKMGIEITEERINNVYAMGEYFALMVNEKTYEATTVILATGIEYAKPIKGEEEFLGRGVGYCATCDAALYRGKKVVIVGYNDEAEEEANFVMEIASNVYYIPMYKGEYKLADGIEVIKDVPIEVLGDMKANKLILRNSEIDVDGIFFIRNSISPKYLVPGLEVEGGHIKVDRSMRTNIKGCFASGDCIGKPYQYIKAAGEGQVAALNAVSYIDKK encoded by the coding sequence ATGAGATATGATATAGCTATATTAGGAAGTGGGCCTGCTGGATTATCAGCTGCTATAAATGCTAAAGTTAGAAATAAAAACATAATAGTATTTGGTAACAGCAATTTAAGTGACAAAATAGTAAAAGCACCTAAGGTAGATAATTACTTAGGTATTTATGATACAACTGGTGAAAACTTAAAAGAAATGTTCAAATCTCACATAGATAAGATGGGAATTGAGATTACAGAAGAACGAATTAATAATGTATATGCCATGGGAGAATATTTTGCTTTAATGGTGAATGAAAAAACTTATGAAGCTACTACAGTAATACTTGCAACTGGAATAGAGTATGCAAAGCCTATAAAAGGTGAAGAAGAATTTTTAGGCAGGGGAGTAGGTTATTGCGCTACTTGTGATGCAGCTTTATACAGAGGAAAGAAAGTAGTTATAGTAGGCTATAATGATGAGGCTGAGGAAGAAGCTAACTTTGTAATGGAAATAGCATCTAATGTTTATTATATACCTATGTATAAAGGAGAATATAAGCTGGCTGATGGTATAGAGGTTATAAAAGATGTGCCTATTGAGGTATTAGGTGATATGAAGGCTAACAAGCTTATACTTAGAAACTCAGAAATAGATGTAGATGGAATATTCTTTATAAGAAATAGCATATCTCCTAAATACTTAGTTCCAGGCCTTGAAGTTGAAGGTGGACATATAAAAGTAGATAGAAGTATGAGAACTAATATAAAAGGATGTTTTGCATCTGGAGATTGTATAGGGAAACCATATCAATATATAAAAGCTGCAGGAGAAGGTCAAGTTGCAGCACTTAATGCAGTTTCATATATCGATAAGAAATAG
- a CDS encoding metal ABC transporter permease yields the protein MIETLFSYNFMKNALMAAILSSVVCGIIGTIIVEKKLVSMSGGIAHVSFGGIGLGYLLGIEPIIGGLVFSVFASIGISTINRKTNTNSDALIGMFWSVGMALGILFIALTPGYPPDMTSYLFGDILTVSSIYIKIMIILSLIILISIYSIFNYWKAYLFDEEFIHVLGINTVFLEYFLFILIALSIVVLIKVVGIILSIALLTIPPAIAKLFTYDIKNIMLLSTLLGIVFNVLGLIISYQYNIPSGATIILLSVIGYLVAIVLSKYIKYKKVLA from the coding sequence ATGATAGAAACATTATTTAGTTATAACTTTATGAAAAATGCCTTAATGGCTGCCATACTAAGTAGTGTAGTGTGTGGGATAATAGGGACTATAATAGTTGAAAAAAAACTTGTAAGCATGAGTGGGGGGATAGCACATGTTTCATTTGGAGGCATAGGCCTTGGGTATTTATTAGGTATTGAGCCTATAATTGGAGGTCTCGTATTTTCAGTATTTGCATCTATTGGGATATCTACTATAAATAGAAAGACTAATACTAATTCGGATGCTTTAATAGGTATGTTTTGGTCTGTTGGAATGGCCCTTGGAATATTATTTATAGCTTTAACACCTGGATATCCACCTGATATGACATCTTATTTATTTGGAGATATACTAACGGTATCATCTATTTATATAAAAATAATGATAATATTGAGTTTAATAATACTCATATCTATATACAGCATATTTAATTATTGGAAGGCTTATTTATTTGATGAAGAATTTATTCATGTGTTAGGTATAAATACAGTATTTTTAGAATACTTTTTATTTATATTGATAGCCCTTAGTATAGTAGTGTTAATAAAAGTAGTAGGAATAATATTGTCTATAGCACTTTTGACTATACCTCCAGCTATAGCCAAACTCTTTACTTATGATATTAAAAATATTATGCTACTTTCTACATTGCTAGGGATAGTATTCAATGTTTTGGGACTAATAATATCTTATCAGTATAATATTCCATCGGGAGCTACTATAATTCTTTTATCTGTAATTGGATATTTGGTTGCTATTGTTTTAAGTAAATATATAAAATATAAAAAAGTGTTAGCATAA
- a CDS encoding DegV family protein, with protein sequence MIKIIADSTCDLSQDLIDKYSIGIAPLTININGKTYRDRIDIKPDEFYSIIENLDKEATTAMPSPTEYLKIMNEAVVNGYTQIICICMSSGTSGSYQSAVIAKDYFYDENEGSDVEIHIVDSKCMSHGSGWLVLKSAMLKEQGMSFEEIVEFNETYKINVKHFLSVDDLDHLIKSGRLSNSSAFIGKILKIKPIMSMKKGKGAIVAKERGRKRVLKHYVDEFISRNDEEATDFIIIGYTSDISVAENLKNKINQETDFKGKIYIMQMGVAVGTHVGLGAVSMFYIEKGHKKDNLLINEVNGLMEKKAEIMERIKNTRLNS encoded by the coding sequence ATGATAAAAATTATAGCAGATTCAACTTGTGATTTATCTCAAGACTTAATAGATAAGTATAGCATTGGGATAGCTCCGTTGACGATTAATATAAATGGGAAAACGTATAGAGATAGAATAGATATAAAACCAGATGAGTTTTACAGTATAATCGAAAATTTAGATAAAGAAGCAACAACTGCAATGCCAAGTCCTACAGAGTATTTGAAAATAATGAATGAAGCTGTAGTAAATGGATATACACAGATAATATGTATATGTATGTCAAGTGGTACTAGTGGTTCTTATCAATCAGCAGTTATAGCTAAAGATTATTTTTATGATGAGAATGAAGGGTCTGATGTTGAGATTCATATAGTGGATTCAAAGTGTATGAGCCATGGAAGTGGATGGTTAGTTCTAAAGAGTGCTATGTTAAAAGAGCAAGGAATGAGTTTTGAAGAAATAGTAGAATTCAATGAAACTTATAAAATAAACGTTAAGCACTTTTTATCTGTTGATGATTTAGATCACTTAATAAAGAGCGGTAGACTTTCAAATTCAAGTGCTTTTATAGGTAAGATATTAAAAATTAAACCTATAATGAGTATGAAAAAAGGAAAGGGAGCAATAGTAGCAAAAGAAAGAGGACGTAAAAGAGTTTTAAAACATTATGTAGACGAATTTATAAGTAGAAATGATGAGGAAGCTACAGATTTTATAATAATAGGATATACATCTGATATTAGTGTTGCTGAAAATCTAAAGAACAAGATAAATCAAGAGACTGATTTCAAAGGCAAGATATATATTATGCAAATGGGAGTAGCTGTGGGAACTCATGTAGGTCTTGGAGCTGTATCTATGTTTTATATAGAAAAAGGACATAAAAAAGATAACCTTCTTATAAATGAAGTAAATGGTCTAATGGAGAAAAAAGCTGAAATAATGGAAAGAATAAAAAATACAAGATTGAACTCTTAA
- a CDS encoding metal ABC transporter solute-binding protein, Zn/Mn family: MKKNLIYILMILGLFLIGGCSNKEVYSNKDNDLGNNSMKVSVAIVPQKTFVKAVGGDLVDVEVMIPPGYSPANYQPTPKQMSKLSESQIYFSIGVPTEESNILPMIEGLDENIKVVHLDDKVRKVYPDRIFDEEHEHDSDEHDSDEHDHKGRDPHIWLSPKRAKIMIDDIKNELVQLDPDNKQIYEKNAINYIAKLDEVDKEIKNIINNVSKQSFIMYHPSFGYFADDYNLNMVAIEEDGKETTAKRLKEIIDFAKKNNIKFVFYQEEFDSKQAETIANEIGGKSIQVSPLSPNYIENLKNISDKFEEVLN, from the coding sequence TTGAAGAAAAATTTAATTTATATACTTATGATATTGGGATTATTTTTAATTGGGGGATGCTCAAATAAGGAAGTATATAGTAATAAAGATAATGATTTGGGAAATAATAGTATGAAGGTTTCGGTAGCTATTGTACCACAAAAAACATTTGTAAAAGCAGTAGGTGGAGATTTAGTGGATGTTGAGGTTATGATACCCCCAGGATATAGTCCAGCAAATTATCAGCCTACACCTAAACAGATGTCTAAGCTTAGTGAATCTCAAATTTATTTTTCAATAGGAGTTCCAACAGAAGAGTCTAATATACTTCCCATGATCGAAGGTTTAGATGAAAATATAAAAGTAGTGCATTTAGACGATAAAGTTAGAAAAGTATATCCAGATAGAATATTTGATGAAGAACACGAACATGACTCAGATGAACATGATTCAGATGAACATGATCACAAAGGACGAGATCCTCATATCTGGTTATCTCCAAAGAGAGCTAAAATAATGATAGATGATATAAAAAATGAACTAGTACAACTAGATCCTGATAATAAGCAAATATACGAAAAAAATGCTATAAACTATATAGCTAAGTTAGATGAAGTAGATAAAGAGATTAAGAACATTATCAACAATGTGAGTAAACAATCCTTTATAATGTATCATCCATCTTTTGGATATTTTGCAGATGATTATAATTTAAATATGGTTGCTATAGAAGAAGATGGAAAAGAAACTACTGCTAAAAGACTTAAAGAAATAATAGATTTTGCTAAAAAAAATAATATTAAATTTGTATTTTATCAAGAAGAATTTGATAGTAAACAAGCTGAAACTATAGCTAATGAAATAGGTGGAAAAAGTATACAGGTATCACCTTTAAGTCCTAATTATATAGAAAATTTAAAGAATATATCTGATAAGTTTGAGGAAGTTTTAAATTAG
- a CDS encoding ABC transporter ATP-binding protein: MNVIETNNLTKTYGKSRGIDDISFSVKEGEIFGFIGPNGAGKSTTIRTLLSLIYPTSGSAKIFGKDVSEYGPEIKKEIGYLPSEVFYYDNMKVIDLLKYSASFYKKNCNKRIDYLANTMNLDLNKKIDDLSFGNKKKVGIVQGLLHEPKLIILDEPTSGLDPLMQQKFFDLLEEENKKGATILFSSHILTEVQKLCDRVAIIKEGKIVKLENMSTLKENTYKKFKIEMLSKLHKDYFNIAGVNKLKLKGNTVNFIYKGDINAVMKKISSIEISNIWIEEPDLEEIFMHYYSEEE; the protein is encoded by the coding sequence ATGAATGTTATTGAAACCAATAATTTAACTAAAACTTATGGTAAATCAAGGGGAATCGATGATATAAGCTTTAGTGTTAAGGAAGGAGAGATTTTCGGATTTATAGGTCCAAACGGTGCGGGTAAATCAACAACTATTAGAACACTTTTATCTCTAATATATCCAACTAGTGGTAGTGCTAAAATATTTGGCAAGGATGTTTCAGAATATGGACCTGAAATAAAAAAAGAAATCGGTTATTTACCATCTGAAGTTTTTTATTATGACAATATGAAAGTTATTGATCTTTTGAAGTATTCGGCTAGCTTTTATAAAAAGAACTGTAATAAAAGAATAGATTATTTAGCAAACACAATGAATCTTGACTTAAATAAAAAAATCGATGATTTATCATTCGGAAATAAGAAGAAAGTTGGTATAGTTCAAGGCCTACTTCACGAACCTAAATTAATTATTCTTGATGAGCCTACTAGTGGACTTGATCCTCTTATGCAACAAAAATTTTTCGATTTATTAGAAGAAGAAAATAAGAAAGGTGCAACAATTTTATTTTCATCCCATATTTTAACTGAAGTCCAAAAATTATGCGATCGTGTTGCTATTATTAAAGAAGGTAAAATAGTAAAATTAGAAAATATGTCTACTTTAAAAGAAAATACTTATAAAAAATTCAAGATAGAGATGTTGTCTAAATTACATAAAGATTACTTTAACATTGCTGGTGTAAATAAATTAAAGCTAAAAGGAAATACAGTTAATTTCATCTATAAGGGCGATATCAATGCAGTTATGAAAAAGATTTCATCTATTGAGATATCTAATATTTGGATAGAAGAACCTGATCTTGAAGAAATTTTTATGCATTATTATTCAGAGGAGGAATAA
- a CDS encoding metal ABC transporter ATP-binding protein, whose amino-acid sequence MNDIEMKNLSVKYGTVCALKDINLNIGSKEFVGITGPNGAGKSTLLKVLLGIIKPTSGSIILKDNVSIGYVPQFTSFDKQFPIKVLDVILMGNLSSKIKLFKKYSKKDIDRARNIMDKLGIKMFEHRQIGQLSGGQLQKVLIGRALMTDPEILVLDEPTASLDFKAKIDIYEMLSKIKKEKTIIIVTHDMEEVVSYTDRVVYLNKGLAKCKEGEHDRNII is encoded by the coding sequence ATGAATGATATAGAAATGAAAAATTTGAGTGTGAAATATGGAACGGTATGTGCTTTGAAAGATATAAATTTAAATATAGGAAGTAAAGAATTTGTAGGTATAACAGGACCTAATGGAGCTGGGAAAAGCACTCTTTTAAAGGTTTTGCTTGGAATAATAAAGCCTACAAGTGGAAGTATTATACTAAAAGATAATGTATCTATTGGATATGTTCCACAATTTACATCTTTTGATAAACAGTTTCCTATAAAAGTATTAGATGTAATACTTATGGGAAATTTATCTAGCAAGATTAAGTTATTTAAAAAATATTCTAAAAAAGATATAGACAGAGCTAGGAATATTATGGATAAATTAGGAATAAAAATGTTTGAACATAGACAAATTGGACAGTTGTCAGGAGGACAACTTCAAAAGGTATTGATAGGAAGAGCTCTTATGACAGATCCAGAAATATTGGTATTGGATGAACCAACTGCAAGTTTAGATTTTAAAGCAAAAATAGATATTTATGAAATGTTATCTAAAATAAAAAAAGAAAAGACCATAATAATAGTTACTCATGATATGGAAGAGGTTGTTTCATATACTGACAGAGTAGTTTATTTGAATAAGGGATTGGCTAAGTGCAAGGAGGGGGAGCATGATAGAAACATTATTTAG
- a CDS encoding aminopeptidase: MNTFNENIEKYASLAVKVGVNIQKGQTLIINSPIECAEFTRIVAKCAYENGAKNVHVRWGDEDLALIKYLNAPDEAFDEFPKWEADGLEYLAKNGAAVISISASNPELLKDVDPKRIAAANKARSLALKNYREYIMNSTISWCVISIPTKAWAKKVFSDISEDEAIQKLWDNIFKIVRVDKDDPVNAWNEHLQTLNNRVEFLNNKNFKSLHLKSSVTDLTIELPKGHLWAGGGEDNANKTYFVANMPTEEVFTMPLKTGINGTVKNTKPFNYAGNLIDNFTLTFKDGKVVDFKAEVGHETLKKLLETDEGASYIGEVALVAYDSPISNSNIVFYNTLFDENASCHLAFGMAYPTCIENGTEMSSEQLQEAGANNSLIHEDFMIGSSDMNIVGETHNGEKIQIFKDGNWTI; encoded by the coding sequence ATGAATACTTTTAATGAAAACATTGAAAAATATGCTTCACTTGCAGTTAAGGTTGGTGTTAATATCCAAAAAGGACAGACGCTTATAATCAACTCTCCTATAGAATGTGCTGAATTTACTAGAATAGTAGCTAAATGCGCTTATGAAAATGGAGCTAAAAATGTTCATGTAAGATGGGGCGATGAAGATTTAGCTCTTATTAAATATTTAAATGCTCCAGATGAAGCCTTTGACGAGTTTCCTAAATGGGAAGCTGATGGTCTTGAGTACTTAGCTAAAAACGGTGCTGCAGTTATATCTATATCAGCTTCTAATCCAGAGCTTTTAAAAGATGTAGATCCAAAGAGAATTGCAGCTGCTAATAAAGCAAGATCTCTTGCTCTTAAAAACTATAGAGAGTACATAATGAATAGCACAATATCTTGGTGTGTAATTTCAATTCCAACTAAAGCTTGGGCTAAAAAAGTATTCTCAGATATATCAGAAGATGAAGCAATTCAAAAACTTTGGGATAATATATTCAAAATAGTTAGAGTTGATAAGGATGATCCTGTAAACGCTTGGAATGAACATCTTCAAACACTTAACAATAGAGTTGAATTTTTAAATAATAAAAACTTTAAGTCTCTTCACTTGAAGTCAAGTGTAACAGACCTTACTATAGAACTTCCAAAAGGTCACTTATGGGCTGGTGGCGGAGAAGATAATGCTAATAAAACTTATTTTGTTGCTAATATGCCAACAGAAGAAGTATTTACAATGCCTCTTAAAACTGGAATAAATGGAACTGTCAAAAATACTAAGCCTTTTAACTATGCTGGTAATTTGATAGATAACTTCACTTTAACATTTAAAGATGGTAAAGTCGTAGACTTTAAAGCTGAAGTTGGTCATGAAACTTTGAAAAAATTATTAGAAACAGATGAAGGTGCTTCTTATATTGGTGAAGTAGCTCTAGTTGCTTATGACTCACCTATATCAAATTCAAATATAGTATTTTATAATACTTTATTCGATGAAAATGCATCTTGTCATCTAGCATTTGGAATGGCTTATCCTACCTGTATAGAAAATGGAACTGAGATGAGTTCTGAACAGCTTCAAGAAGCTGGTGCTAACAATTCATTAATTCACGAAGATTTTATGATAGGATCTAGTGATATGAATATAGTTGGTGAAACTCATAATGGAGAAAAAATTCAAATATTTAAAGATGGTAATTGGACTATATAG